The following are from one region of the Corylus avellana chromosome ca1, CavTom2PMs-1.0 genome:
- the LOC132167112 gene encoding mitogen-activated protein kinase kinase kinase 20-like — MGLLADLILKSGCRGLSESDVRKHTKAILVGLKHIHARGFVHCDLKPDNVLFVPTADGFEVKIADFGLAKRVHSCQAETETETPSWRGTSWFLAPECVIYGLQEAFSDIWALGCTVLIMLTGQLPWATMSGSKEFEDLMSQIRSESVPDIPDEISNVAKDFLKCCFAINPMHRLTADALLDHPFLEDLDETDSSSHAQLSKEEASNAKRIKCSPSSFPFGCSFIPLSDFSSQEAEVPEIRAENTNAVTSFPSGCSFIPLPDSSSEEGEEEDIRQPADSSAEQISWSAVFPKPLIRSRPLAHWQHPFAFTACAGA; from the exons ATGGGACT CCTTGCCGATTTAATACTAAAATCAGGCTGTCGTGGGTTGTCTGAGAGCGATGTCAGAAAGCACACAAAGGCTATACTTGTGGGGTTGAAACACATTCATGCTCGTGGCTTCGTTCACTGTGACTTGAAGCCTGATAATGTTCTGTTTGTGCCTACTGCTGATGGGTTTGAGGTGAAAATTGCTGATTTTGGATTGgcaaagagagttcacagttgCCAggcagagacagagacagagactcCATCTTGGAGAGGAACTTCCTGGTTTTTAGCTCCAGAATGTGTAATTTACGGGCTACAAGAGGCCTTCTCTGATATATGGGCTCTTGGATGCACCGTGCTTATCATGCTCACTGGACAACTACCGTGGGCTACCATGTCTGGTTCAAAGGAGTTTGAAGATCTTATGTCTCAAATTCGGTCTGAATCAGTGCCTGACATTCCGGACGAGATATCAAACGTGGCAAAGGATTTCTTGAAGTGCTGTTTTGCAATAAATCCCATGCACAGATTGACAGCTGATGCGCTGTTAGATCACCCATTTTTGGAGGATTTAGATGAGACAGATTCTTCTTCACATGCTCAACTATCAAAAGAAGAAGCTTCAAATGCTAAGAGGATTAAATGCAGTCCCTCGTCTTTTCCTTTTGGGTGTAGCTTCATACCATTGTCGGATTTTTCATCACAAGAGGCAGAGGTTCCAGAGATTCGAGCTGAAAATACAAACGCGGTCACATCTTTTCCTTCTGGGTGTAGTTTCATACCCCTACCAGATTCTTCATcagaagagggagaggaggaggacATCCGACAACCTGCTGATTCTTCTGCTGAGCAAATTAGCTGGAGTGCAGTTTTCCCAAAACCACTCATCCGCTCAAGGCCTTTAGCTCATTGGCAACATCCCTTTGCTTTCACAGCTTGTGCCGGGGCTTAG
- the LOC132167711 gene encoding mitogen-activated protein kinase kinase kinase 20-like — protein MWENTVLDALQGCPHVIQTFGADTTETTNGIVLYNVLLEFASGGSLADLIVKPGFHGLSEGVVRKHTKSLLVGLKHIHARGFVHCDLKPDNVLLVATADGFEVKIADFGLAKRAYTSCETPSWRGTSWYIAPECVIYGVQEAFSDIWALGCTVLVMLTGKVPWTTITGSKEYESLVSQIGSGSVPDIPDQISKAAQDFLRCCFALNPMERMTANALLDHPFLVGLDETDSSSHLQLSKEEAANGKRIKRSPSYFPFGSSFIHFPFGRSFITLSEAEVPEIQAENTNAVTSFPFGCSFIPLPDSSSEEGVQEVIQEPADSSAEQINWSAIFPKPLIRSRPLPCWQHPFTFTTCAGA, from the coding sequence ATGTGGGAAAACACGGTTCTTGATGCTCTCCAAGGGTGTCCTCATGTTATTCAGACATTTGGAGCAGACACAACAGAAACGACCAATGGGATTGTGCTTTATAACGTCCTCTTGGAATTTGCTTCGGGAGGAAGCCTTGCCGATTTAATCGTAAAACCAGGCTTTCATGGGTTGTCTGAGGGCGTTGTCAGAAAGCACACCAAGTCTTTACTTGTGGGGTTGAAACACATTCATGCTCGTGGCTTCGTTCACTGTGACTTGAAGCCTGATAATGTTCTTTTAGTGGCTACTGCTGATGGGTTTGAGGTGAAAATTGCTGATTTTGGATTGGCAAAGAGAGCTTACACTAGTTGTGAGACTCCATCTTGGAGAGGGACTTCCTGGTATATAGCACCAGAATGTGTAATTTATGGGGTGCAAGAGGCCTTCTCTGATATATGGGCTCTTGGATGCACCGTGCTTGTCATGCTCACTGGAAAAGTACCGTGGACTACCATAACTGGTTCGAAGGAGTATGAAAGCCTTGTGTCTCAAATTGGGTCTGGATCGGTGCCTGACATTCCGGACCAGATATCAAAAGCAGCGCAGGATTTCTTGAGGTGCTGTTTTGCATTAAATCCGATGGAGAGAATGACTGCTAATGCGCTGTTAGATCACCCATTTCTGGTGGGATTAGATGAGACAGATTCTTCTTCACATCTTCAACTATCAAAAGAAGAAGCTGCAAATGGTAAGAGGATTAAGCGCAGTCCCTCATATTTTCCTTTCGGGAGTAGCTTCATACACTTTCCTTTTGGGCGTAGTTTCATAACCTTATCGGAGGCAGAGGTTCCAGAGATTCAAGCTGAAAATACAAACGCGGTCACATCTTTCCCATTTGGATGTAGTTTCATTCCCCTACCAGATTCTTCATCAGAAGAGGGAGTGCAGGAGGTGATCCAAGAGCCTGCTGATTCTTCTGCTGAGCAAATTAACTGGAGTGCAATTTTCCCAAAACCACTCATCCGCTCAAGGCCTTTACCTTGTTGGCAACATCCCTTTACTTTCACAACTTGTGCTGGGGCTTAG